ACTGAAGTTATGCTTTATATACGATGGATTTGACTGTTTCTGTACTTTTATTTATTGTCGATTCGCGTTATTCGTTTGAGAATGCATGCCATGGTAGCGTATTGGGGTGTAGGTAATGAGAATGGCGATACAATTacatttattaaattaaaagaaaaatgaaaaaacagaaGTGTCACCCGTAAATGtctaaaatattatgtaaagggaagaaaaaaacattaGAGCTAACATCATGGTCGAGATTGGAGAGCAAAACTCCTCTTGAGTAACTGAAGTGTCCGTTGGGATTATTAATGTTATTCACTTCCTTTGCATGCTCCAACACTTCATCCCAAAGAGATCCCTCGCCACCATTGTTGTTGTTGCCATGATGATCATCCACCACAAGCTGATGATTACTCTCAGAACTTAAGGTTGATATAGACAGTAGGTCTTCAGATTTTGATATCAGTTGGTTCGAGACACATTGTGCGTtagcatcttccaaatctttggTCGAAAAGATTCCATTGTCGCCATTGTTGTTACCATGTTCACCATCTACTGCATGACGATGATTATTACTCTCAAAACTCAAGGGTAGTGACTTAAACAAGATGTCTTCAGATTTCGATCCTAGTTGGGTTGCGACACATAGCACCTTACCATCCTCCAAATATTTATTCCAAGTATCTCTCTCACCGTCATTGTGGTTCGGGACACATTGTGCCTTATCATCTTCCAAATCAATATACCAGCTGAAGGATTCCCCGTTGGCATTGCTGTTACCATGGTGATCACCAACAACATGATGATGTTGATTAGTCTCAAAACTAATCAAGGGTGAAGAATTAGGCAAGATGTCTTCAAATTTTGATATTAGTTGAGTAGAATCGCGTAGCGGACtagcatcttccaaatctttatCCCAAAAATATTCATCGCCACCATTGTCGTTACCATGATCACTCTCAGAATTGAGGGTTGAAATATTAGACAAGATGCctttaaatttcaatatttgTTGGTACGGAACCCATTCTGCCTTGTCATCTTCCAAATCAATAACCAGCTGAAAGATCCCTCGCGGCTATTGTTGCTACCATGACGATCACCGACGAGGGGTGATGAATGAGGCAAGATGTCTTTAGAGTTTGATATTAGTTCAGTCGAGACACATAGCACATTACTATCTTCTAAATCTTTATCCTGAAAGTACCCGTCGCAATTCTCAAATTTTAGGGCTGAATTTGTAATCATATCTTCAGATTGCGATACTGGTTGGTTCGAGACACATTGTGCCTCGCTATCTTCCAAGTTTGTATATCAGAAAGATCCCTCGCCGCCATCGTTGTTAACATGATGATCACTCTCAAAATTAGACCACAAGTCTTCAAATATTGGAATTGACGGCGTGATGGAGACGCATTGCTCCTTAACTTCCTCCACAGCATGCCTGATCCGTCTCTTCTTGTTATTCTGAAGAAGCGCCGAATATTTGTCTTCAACTGCATAGCATACTGTCCACTCATCCTCAATCCACTTCTTCTCATCCGCCAACTTATGATCATCTTCTTCCAGATCATCAACATCGATAATCTCTATCTTTCGCTTGTTTTGCTGCCCCTTTTTTAGGCCTCGAAACTTATGAATTTGCTCCTCAACTTCATCCCCACTAACAGAACCATCATGTGTTTTGTCTGATTGCATGTAGCGAACGAGAACAGCATCCGCCGAAGAGTGCCCGAAAGCATAAGTACTGCCCACTTGAGAAGCCTTTCGCTCTCTTTTACTTTGTTGTCTCTCTTGTTTTTCCTCCCATTGCTATTTCGCATGCCTTTCTTTTCATCTTTTGTGCACACAGTTACGTAGCTAGggtttcggttttcggtttcgGGTTTACAATATATTTGCTTACTTTTTGCTTGAGAAATGTTTTTTTATAGCGTGGTGTAGACAATCAACCAGCTAagctctgtgtgtgtgtgtgtgtgtgtgtgtatttcaCTCTGTAAGGTACACTTGAACTGAAACATGTCAAGGAAGAGTCCATGGCCTGAAGTAGGGCGCAGAACCAGTCACCAACAAGCTTGTAGCTCAAGGAGTTGTCATGGTCTATGAATCTTCTTTTAACTACCTACTCATGTGCGCTTTGTGTCTGCAGAGATAAAGTGTCAAGAACACGGCTTAGTATACCAAGTGTAATAATACATTTAGTTGGAAActcgaaaaataaaattttcaactaaCTATATTATGACACTAGAGGTATCCGGCCTTGTTGACATTCTGAAAATTTCTCGTGGGCATCTCTTATTCTATTtgtcatgatttttttttatttgaagcaCCTCCTAACTTTTTAAGTCAAGATAAGTTGTTCCGATCGGTCAACATTGTTTTTTTCCTTATATCGCTCAAAGACAACTTCTTTGAACCCCTCCACTTCAATAATGTCCTGCTGGAACTAGGGAAGGAACCATCCAGGAAGCATGAGGGCATAATTATGTTTTACATAATTAAATTCAGAAACTAATTGACAAATGAGAAGTAGAGACTTCACTTTACAACTAATTTGCAATATAGGGAGTAGCTAATTTGTGATAAACTCATGCAAGGTCTATTAACACTCCAATGTGAGACTACTCTCAACACGTTCACATAAGTGTGACCTCATTTAAGTCTGACACGAGGACAATACATGCTTTGATACCATAAAAAAAGTTGACACTATCCTAAAACTAATTGGCACTTAATATGAGAATAACCCAAGCCCTTGTAAGTATTGAGAATGAGTCTCATATTGATGGGAGGAGAgatcttgcatgggcttataagaggtttgGCTACTTCCCAtcttgtcaattggttttaagGTGGaacccaactttcttcatggtgtCAGAGCTAAGTTATCTCACGTatgaagccaaacggccacacgcgctccacgtcaccccgttatatgtccacgtgttaggcttaaaaattcgccacacgtgagGGGGGCATATTaagaatgagtcccacattgatgggaggagggactTTGCATGAGTTTATATAAGGTTGGGCTACTTCCCATAttgttaattgattttatgatggaacctcaactttctttaataaAGTCATACAATGTTGTTAAAATAGCTACTTTGAATCCAATTAAGGAGCGAgggttaattaactaatttgtgAACTTTTATTCTTTCTCACCTTTTGTTCCTAAGCTAATTAAGGTGTTGTTCTTAGCTCACTCTCACATCCTTTtactatagataatatcatttgttcaaaaaaaaaaaaaaaaaggtgttgtTAGTGGGGTTTTCAAATACGTTTTAACACCAAAAGTAGAATCCCGCCATAGGTTGAAACACGCACACACAAAACACCCCGACATTCCGtcaatatattaaatttttccTTTAGGGTTTTGTAATATTGTGGGTTCTGTGTTTTTAATCAACGTATGTTTTTCACTGGCTGGTGTGCCTTGGCTCCTGTTCTCTTCCATGATTCTTTTGGAGTCCGTTTGGTTTGATATATTCTTGAAGAAATTATATTCTTTAGAATTGCACGCATTTAGCCACCCCACTAAAAATTCTCCGAAAATGGAAGTAAGTCAAACAATTTGATGTAAAGAACGATTTCTTGCATGGTAATATAGCTGAGGAGGTTTATATGGAATTTCCTCCTTGCTTCGGTGATACGACTAGAAAAGGAAATGTGTTCAggttgaaggccttgtatggtCTAAAAATATGGAAGGTTCACTACAggtagtgttctaaaaatcggcatATGCGACTGCCTAGGCGCTGGGCGGCAGAGCTCCGACACGATTTAGATCAAAACGTTCAATTAGGCAGGGAAGACTTAGGCGGGCTAGGCGGCACTAGGCAGCCGTCTAGGCGGTTTGAATCTCGCTACAATTTTTGCAACTAGATCTACAACTTCCGATCTCGTATATAACAGCAGAGCTCCGGCGAATTTCTGCGTCCTTGTGAagatgagggaagagagagacaaagagagagagagagtattaaACATTTCAATCTGTGATGGCGCAAGTTGAATTTGAGATCCAACTTTGAGGTTCTAAAAGTAAAGgccgaagaagaagaacgaaGATGAGGCATGAGGGAAGTGAGtgccaagagagagagagatagagagagagactaAAAGATTAGGTTCTGAAAGGGTAAGggtaaagaagaagaaacgaaATTCAAAAGCTGGTGATTGGTTCTTGGGTGATGTGAAAGAGTCAAATGGTATGGGTTCTTGGGTGATGTGAAAGAGTGGTTTTAATTATGAAACCACCCACTAATCAGTTGGTTTTAAATATGAAACCACCCACTTGCGtgggttttttttatagttttaaaaGTTTGGGatgtatattatatgtatataaatgttatataaattataaattataaatcatttagttaatttttttttttttttttactaggcAAGCATATTAGATATGTACATAAAACATTCACATATGTATGTTCTTCTATAAGAAATAACATATTATTCAATAATTATTTATGTCtgatataataaatttaattaattcatataatatataagaaatttacctaaatccgcctaagTGCCCACCTAGACCCCCCCTAGCCGCCTAACCGCTAGGTGCTAAcccaccgcccgactagcgccacacattttttagaaccttacaACTAAGAAATTTTTTGGCTATTGGCAGGCTAATTCTGATCATACCCTATTCTTCATAAGCAGAGATGGATGCTTGGTTGTAAGCCATCTGACACTCCTATTATTCAGAATCATCATCTTGGTATATATCATGATCAAGTGCCGACTAACAAGGAGAGAGATGAAAAtttagtgaaaaaaaactgatttatTTGTCACTCACTTGCCCAGATATTGCATATGCAGTGAGTGTTGTTAATCAATTTAGGCATTCACCTAATAAGACCACATAGGGGGCTCTAATGCGTATTTTGGGGTATCTAAAGTTTGCGAGTCCAGGAAAAGGGTTGGTGTTCAAGAAGCACGATACTTGGGTGTTGAGGGTTTTACTAATGCTGACTGGGCCAGAAAAAATTACAGCTCAATACTCTAATTCAAATTATTTCACTTTTGTAGGGCGCAATCTGGTTATACATGATGTagtaaaaacaaaatgtaattgCGCGATCTTCTGCAGAGGCTGAGTATCGAGGCATTGCTCATGGCGTGTGTGAACTCCTCTGGCTAAGCTGGTTATTTACTGAATTAGGCTTTAAACCTAAGGGTGCCATGAGACCCTTTTGCAATAATCAGGTTGCTCGAGCTATTGTAAACAATCCAATTCAATATGATTGAACAAAACATATGGAGGTGGACATACACTTCATTAAAGAGAATCCAGAATGGAAACAGATCAAGGTTCTGTTCATTAATTCTTCAAAATAGCTAGCATATGTATTGACACATGATGTGTCAAAACGTGTTGTTGATGACTCACTTTTCAAGTTGGGTATTGGAGATATTTATGCATCAACTTAAAGGAGAGTGTTGATGTGAGTCAATTTGTCTCATATCAGATGTAGAGTAGGTAGAGTTGTTTGTGTGAGTATATAGAGGTTTCCTTATGTTATCTGTTCAGATATACAAGAAAtatgtataaaagaaaattgcccCAAGTTCTCTATTTTTATTCCAAATTCACCCCAGGTTCTCTGTGCTTATTCCAAGTTCCTTCTTCATGCTATTCAACGTACTGCCCCAGAATATCATCTTCCTGTTTAGTCCAGGCACCTTTTCCCATTCCCAGCAAATTATTATATATCCTCCTTCCTCCATATGATGGGTTAACAGCCAACAGGATCCTTTCCGGATGTTTTTGGTAAAGATcctaaaaattcataaattatgttcgttcatcgtacatcgtgcggtcagtttttatcaggtacagtttgtatttaatttaaataaaaaattaaaaataatttctgaccaaaCAATATATAATGAATTGATATGATTCACGAATCTCCAAAATCCTTATAAAGATGATCTAGAGAAGATCGGGATTCGGTAATAGAGGTGTACCAGAGGTAGGTGATCCCACGGCACATACTTTAACTATAGATCACAAGGCAGCAACGTGCATGACTGCACTCCACGAAAAGGAATAGAAAAAGGACAGCTGAAAATAGTGAGACAGTTTGGATTTGAAGTTGCGTCACTTTCCAAGATTGTGTTAGAAAAAAGGGATTCTCCTAGTCATCAATGCCAGGTGTCGATCAGCAATGGAGGGCTCGTCATTTCTTTCATTCACGTAGGGTTCCGAAAGAGAATTGAGTGAAAATGGTCAACTCGTTCCAAATCTTGCAAATCTCCCATTAAAATTTTTTTCAGACAATTAAGTACTCGATCTAATTAGTTGTcttgttttaattgattctcAATCGCTTAATTAGTTGTTTTCTTTGAATTGATTTTTAGTAGTGaaatgtcttcttttttttaaaaaaaaatatatatattgtgtttgAAGTATTTGTCTCCAAAATGTTATGATATTTTCACTTTTTATAGCCATTTATacatcatttttttaaattataatcatCGAATTAAATAAACTAAACGAATACAAATACAAAGTGTGAGAGATTTAAAAAGTTATCTATTTATCACTTCAGTACTAAAAACTATATGTGAAAAGCTTAAAATGATATTAAAAAACTAAGCACTCGTAACACTTTTGGCATTGTTTTAGGTCATCCAAGCAGTTGTTCACTCGCTTAAGCATCAATACTTATTCTTCATGCCACTTTTGGTGAGCCAAAACACAAATCTATGTCTTTCAAAGCTACGTCCCACCAAAATACTTTGGCCCTTCATTTgaagtatatatattttggcATTCTGTTACACCAACTACTTTTTTATACAAGCACAATTAGTGTTGCATACATTATAAGTACAAAGCAGAAATTTTGTAAGACAACCCCGCATGATAAGTTGAAACACACATATAGGAACTTACTAATTAAGTATGTACATTGTCTGCAAAGTACAACTAATTCGACGATTGCTTGAGACTTTGGACCTCTAAATCTTAGTTCTCTCTTCTTCTAGATTCCAAAGGTTCTCTCTAAAGGAAAAGTTGCCACTCATGTGTAACCCTTCATCAGCAGAATTCATGCCTACCATTGTCGACTGTGCAATATCTTCAACCCAAAAGTTTGTGAAGAGGTCTTCCCCTAACCCTAAACTAGAAAATGGTGTTCCATCAACATTGTCTGTATCATGCAACATGGCCTTCCATGAATCAATAGCGTTTTCTGTAGGTGGTGATGATGTCTGTAATAACCTGCTACAGTTCTCTTCAGATTGAAAAATTGCAACTCTAGCTCTCCGTGGTTGAGGTCTTATGACGGATGTGgcttttgttctttctttggATTTATCCTTCATATATTCCAACTCCTTTCGTTGCTTGCTATTCCAATAATTTTTTACCTTGCCTGCTGTTCTTCCTGGGAGTCTTCCAGCAATTATTGACCACCTTACATGCACAaacaaaatgaataaataatatgttaaaACTACAAGGTCTTTGTAACTCAAGAAAAGTAAAATTGTAAGGATCACGGTTTCAGAATTATTCTCACTCGAATAAAACCCATTGCCTAGATTCCATAttagcaaattcattaattatgtttgacttcatagatttaaatttttttggatgcctaaaatacccctatttgaatttattttattttttgataaaccatatttgaatgtttgatatGCATAATTAATGCCATGcggattgtaagggagaattaatgattttacacaaaaaaataaaaataaaaaaaataaaacattaacgttataaattcattgcctaTATGGTAGCATAAAACATGTCTACTATATGTTATTATACTTGCTTAATTAAGTCAATAAAACTATACTTTACATattaatgtaggtaaattatttcacacacacatatgcatgaaatatgtaaaattcatgcaaaatcatttacctacataataaaaacaatattattttatttaatactaatttacctattacTTGTACATATGATAATAAAATgtgccaaatatatatatatatatatatgatattgaATCAttgatacatacaaaataaaatacctacataataaaagaatactatttgattcaaaattaatttacttacaaaataaaacaatgtta
This genomic stretch from Pyrus communis chromosome 2, drPyrComm1.1, whole genome shotgun sequence harbors:
- the LOC137726335 gene encoding transcription factor MYB114-like is translated as MEGADSNLLGIMRKGAWTQQEDDILRLYIEKHGDGKWHQVPRETGLNRCRKSCRQRWLNYLKPNLKSGDFTEDEIDLIHRLQKLLGNRWSIIAGRLPGRTAGKVKNYWNSKQRKELEYMKDKSKERTKATSVIRPQPRRARVAIFQSEENCSRLLQTSSPPTENAIDSWKAMLHDTDNVDGTPFSSLGLGEDLFTNFWVEDIAQSTMVGMNSADEGLHMSGNFSFRENLWNLEEERTKI